The Xiphophorus maculatus strain JP 163 A chromosome 23, X_maculatus-5.0-male, whole genome shotgun sequence genome contains a region encoding:
- the fam13b gene encoding protein FAM13B isoform X2 — MRKSVSPLPGNEGEGSASTARVFGVPLEEVTHVHTVSGHEVPALVKHIVDYIEEHGQLDLEGLFLVNGNAERVDWLRQRYDSGEEVELEKEADLASAVSLLRLFLQELPEPVIPTALQGHILQLYQDYSNEEELCRNLKYLLQQLPHVNYGLLRFLCRFLASVASLQPDSWTVGALAAVFGPDIFHLSAEREDIQDQESVSRVLAELLDNQEGLFDSEDDDVSTTNDYSSINEQITELLDDEKCEAECEELPQDGEEGPAASDSHSHTDDDRRASSHLSPMSILPADSAEIIQRTIRAAVEQHFFELKTNISKRMSPSEPEEQGCHDDEEEEEEQQTDAEDSPCDAERETPLEQSEQQLSESDAENSVGAGGVEESSGMDLDPEAAKDAGKNFNTARQDNQPLDAMEQTVTIRCDSDSFGCDQNANTSEANRNRLSPCQPSSAPHSPHLQLFPDDRWEASPLSHLHLPPIDFSCMHLQKEGQDPVPAFKSWQDDTDSGEAQLSPLAGRMVPLPLEDDGEEDDGDGLQDDSPSSSRSHPHILARRFLDFGAHSTQRFLQQDADAASPCKAQRPRRASFGSREAMRGDSVTHQLSKKLQHLKKKIKQFEEQFEKERNYKPSHADKAANPKVLKWMTDLTKIRRQIKDAKHCAESELGPQTRPRSNTLPKSFGSTLEQGHDAAGEVRGPRPTKEETLELIQRRVKGKRQEDGWPDDIKKMTKEQLSCEKMVLQKNLLHYEGLHGRPVSPSCCRTAAAGCCCMTACFCDQVTREERLVVKPLYDRYRLVKQMLARVSISPVTVSPSSKRRSQTLQPIIEGETAHFWEIKEEEEEEQKGGEEEEKEEREEEEDDEEEGESSGGEMQSSEVIMALEAVTPSGESVRSQPDGLSNKMEEGSGRLALDLRLSSSNASSMPELLEQLWKARSEKKKLRKTIREFEEDFYQHNGRNVQKEDRVPMLEKYREYKRIKAKLRLLEVLISKQDSSKSI, encoded by the exons GTCAGCTGGACTTGGAGGGACTCTTCCTGGTTAACGGCAACGCGGAGCGAGTAGACTGGCTGCGTCAGCGCTACGACAGCGGCGAGGAGGtggagctggagaaggaggCTGATCTGGCATCAGCGGTCAGTTTGCTCCGCCTCTTCCTGCAGGAGCTTCCCGAACCCGTCATTCCAACGGCTCTGCAAGGACACATCCTGCAGCTCTACCAAG ATTACAGCaatgaggaggagctgtgcaGAAACCTGAAGtacctgctgcagcagctgcccCATGTGAACTACGGGCTGCTCCGCTTCCTGTGCCGCTTCCTGGCCAGCGTGGCTTCCCTCCAGCCGGACAGCTGGACCGTCGGGGCGCTGGCCGCCGTCTTTGGACCCGACATCTTTCA TCTGTCCGCTGAGAGGGAGGACATTCAGGACCAGGAGTCGGTTAGCAGAGTGCTGGCCGAGCTGCTGGACAACCAGGAAGGACTGTTCGACTCCGAGGACGATGACGTGTCCACCACCAACGACTACAGCTCCATCAACGAACAG ATCACAGAGTTGTTGGATGATGAGAAGTGCGAAGCAGAATGTGAAGAACTGCCGCAGGACGGGGAGGAAGGACCCGCCGCCTCCGACTCACACAGCCACACCGACGACGACCGCAGAGCCAG ctcCCACCTCTCCCCCATGTCCATCCTGCCTGCTGACTCTGCTGA gatAATTCAGAGAACCATCAGGGCTGCAGTGGAGCAGCATTTCTTTGAGCTGAAAACCAACATCAGCAAGAG GATGAGTCCCTCCGAGCCTGAAGAGCAGGGTTGCCATGAcgacgaggaggaagaggaagaacagCAAACTGACGCCGAGGACAGTCCCTGCGACGCAGAGAGGGAGACCCCGCTCGAACAGAGCGAGCAGCAGCTGAGCGAGAGCGACGCAGAG AATTCAGTGGGAGCCGGCGGCGTGGAGGAGAGCTCAGGAATGGATCTGGATCCAGAAGCTGCCAAAGATGCTGGGAAGAACTTCAACACTGCCAG GCAGGACAATCAGCCGCTGGACGCCATGGAGCAGACGGTCACCATCCGCTGC GACTCTGATTCGTTCGGCTGCGATCAGAACGCCAACACCAGCGAGGCCAACAGGAACCGCCTGTCGCCGTGCCAACCAAGCTCCGCCCCCCACAGCCCCCACCTCCAGCTGTTCCCAGATGACCGGTGGGAGG CGTCACCCCTTTCCCATCTCCACCTCCCTCCCATCGACTTCTCATGTATGCACCTGCAGAAAGAAGGCCAAG ATCCGGTTCCGGCGTTCAAATCCTGGCAGGATGACACGGACAGCGGCGAGGCGCAGCTGTCGCCGCTGGCCGGACGCATGGTTCCGCTGCCGCTGGAGGACGACGGCGAGGAGGACGACGGCGACGGACTGCAGGACGACTCGCCGTCCTCTTCGCGCTCGCACCCGCACATCCTGGCCCGCCGCTTCCTGGACTTCGGAGCGCACAGCACCCAGCGCTTCCTGCAGCAGGACGCGGACGCTGCCTCGCCCTGCAAGGCGCAGCG GCCGCGGCGCGCGTCGTTCGGATCCAGGGAGGCCATGAGGGGAGATTCGGTGACCCATCAGCTCAGCAAGAAGCTGCAGCatctgaagaagaaaatcaaacagtttGAGGAGCAATTCGAGAAGGAGAGGAACTACAAG CCGTCTCACGCAGACAAGGCAGCTAACCCCAAAGTCCTCAAGTGGATGACCGACCTGACGAAGATCCGCCGACAGATTAAAG ACGCCAAACACTGTGCGGAGAGCGAGCTGGGCCCGCAGACCCGTCCCCGTAGCAACACCCTCCCCAAGAGCTTCGGCTCCACGCTGGAGCAGGGCCACGATGCGGCGGGGGAGGTCCGGGGCCCGCGCCCCACCAAAGAAGAAACACTGGAGCTGATCCAGCGCCGCGTCAAAGGGAAGCGGCAGGAGGACGGCTGGCCGGACGACATCAAG AAGATGACCAAAGAGCAGCTGTCCTGTGAGAAGATGGTCCTTCAGAAGAACCTGCTGCACTACGAAGGCCTCCATGGTCGACCCGTAAGTCCGTCCTGCTGCCGCACCGCCGCCGCCGGCTGCTGCTGCATGACGGCGTGTTTCTGTGATCAGGTGACCAGAGAGGAGCGGCTGGTGGTGAAGCCTCTCTACGACCGCTACAGGCTGGTCAAGCAGATGCTGGCGAGAGTCAGCATCAGTCCGGTAACG GTGTCTCCCTCCAGCAAGAGGCGCAGCCAGACCCTCCAGCCAATCATCGAGGGAGAAACCGCTCACTTCTGGGAAatcaaagaggaggaagaggaggagcagaaaggcggcgaggaagaggagaaggaggagagggaagaagaggaagacgaCGAGGAGGAGGGCGAGAGCAGCGGCGGAGAGATGCAGAGCTCCGAGGTCATCATGGCCTTGGAGGCCGTGACCCCGAGCGGCGAGTCGGTGAGGAGCCAACCGGACGGGCTGAGCAACAAGATGGAGGAAGGATCCGGGCGGCTGGCGCTGGACCTGCGCCTGTCCAGCTCCAACGCCTCGTCCAT GCCAGAGCTGCTGGAACAGCTGTGGAAAGCCagatcagagaagaagaaactgagaaAGACGATCCGAGAGTTTGAGGAAGATTTCTATCAGCATAACGGGAG GAATGTCCAGAAGGAGGACCGGGTGCCGATGCTGGAGAAGTACCGCGAGTACAAGCGGATCAAGGCCAAGCTCCGCCTCCTGGAGGTCCTCATCAGCAAACAGGATTCCTCCAAGTCCATCTAA
- the fam13b gene encoding protein FAM13B isoform X5, whose product MRKSVSPLPGNEGEGSASTARVFGVPLEEVTHVHTVSGHEVPALVKHIVDYIEEHGQLDLEGLFLVNGNAERVDWLRQRYDSGEEVELEKEADLASAVSLLRLFLQELPEPVIPTALQGHILQLYQDYSNEEELCRNLKYLLQQLPHVNYGLLRFLCRFLASVASLQPDSWTVGALAAVFGPDIFHLSAEREDIQDQESVSRVLAELLDNQEGLFDSEDDDVSTTNDYSSINEQITELLDDEKCEAECEELPQDGEEGPAASDSHSHTDDDRRASSHLSPMSILPADSAEIIQRTIRAAVEQHFFELKTNISKRMSPSEPEEQGCHDDEEEEEEQQTDAEDSPCDAERETPLEQSEQQLSESDAENSVGAGGVEESSGMDLDPEAAKDAGKNFNTARQDNQPLDAMEQTVTIRCDSDSFGCDQNANTSEANRNRLSPCQPSSAPHSPHLQLFPDDRWEASPLSHLHLPPIDFSCMHLQKEGQDPVPAFKSWQDDTDSGEAQLSPLAGRMVPLPLEDDGEEDDGDGLQDDSPSSSRSHPHILARRFLDFGAHSTQRFLQQDADAASPCKAQRPRRASFGSREAMRGDSVTHQLSKKLQHLKKKIKQFEEQFEKERNYKPSHADKAANPKVLKWMTDLTKIRRQIKDAKHCAESELGPQTRPRSNTLPKSFGSTLEQGHDAAGEVRGPRPTKEETLELIQRRVKGKRQEDGWPDDIKKMTKEQLSCEKMVLQKNLLHYEGLHGRPVTREERLVVKPLYDRYRLVKQMLARVSISPVTVSPSSKRRSQTLQPIIEGETAHFWEIKEEEEEEQKGGEEEEKEEREEEEDDEEEGESSGGEMQSSEVIMALEAVTPSGESVRSQPDGLSNKMEEGSGRLALDLRLSSSNASSMPELLEQLWKARSEKKKLRKTIREFEEDFYQHNGRNVQKEDRVPMLEKYREYKRIKAKLRLLEVLISKQDSSKSI is encoded by the exons GTCAGCTGGACTTGGAGGGACTCTTCCTGGTTAACGGCAACGCGGAGCGAGTAGACTGGCTGCGTCAGCGCTACGACAGCGGCGAGGAGGtggagctggagaaggaggCTGATCTGGCATCAGCGGTCAGTTTGCTCCGCCTCTTCCTGCAGGAGCTTCCCGAACCCGTCATTCCAACGGCTCTGCAAGGACACATCCTGCAGCTCTACCAAG ATTACAGCaatgaggaggagctgtgcaGAAACCTGAAGtacctgctgcagcagctgcccCATGTGAACTACGGGCTGCTCCGCTTCCTGTGCCGCTTCCTGGCCAGCGTGGCTTCCCTCCAGCCGGACAGCTGGACCGTCGGGGCGCTGGCCGCCGTCTTTGGACCCGACATCTTTCA TCTGTCCGCTGAGAGGGAGGACATTCAGGACCAGGAGTCGGTTAGCAGAGTGCTGGCCGAGCTGCTGGACAACCAGGAAGGACTGTTCGACTCCGAGGACGATGACGTGTCCACCACCAACGACTACAGCTCCATCAACGAACAG ATCACAGAGTTGTTGGATGATGAGAAGTGCGAAGCAGAATGTGAAGAACTGCCGCAGGACGGGGAGGAAGGACCCGCCGCCTCCGACTCACACAGCCACACCGACGACGACCGCAGAGCCAG ctcCCACCTCTCCCCCATGTCCATCCTGCCTGCTGACTCTGCTGA gatAATTCAGAGAACCATCAGGGCTGCAGTGGAGCAGCATTTCTTTGAGCTGAAAACCAACATCAGCAAGAG GATGAGTCCCTCCGAGCCTGAAGAGCAGGGTTGCCATGAcgacgaggaggaagaggaagaacagCAAACTGACGCCGAGGACAGTCCCTGCGACGCAGAGAGGGAGACCCCGCTCGAACAGAGCGAGCAGCAGCTGAGCGAGAGCGACGCAGAG AATTCAGTGGGAGCCGGCGGCGTGGAGGAGAGCTCAGGAATGGATCTGGATCCAGAAGCTGCCAAAGATGCTGGGAAGAACTTCAACACTGCCAG GCAGGACAATCAGCCGCTGGACGCCATGGAGCAGACGGTCACCATCCGCTGC GACTCTGATTCGTTCGGCTGCGATCAGAACGCCAACACCAGCGAGGCCAACAGGAACCGCCTGTCGCCGTGCCAACCAAGCTCCGCCCCCCACAGCCCCCACCTCCAGCTGTTCCCAGATGACCGGTGGGAGG CGTCACCCCTTTCCCATCTCCACCTCCCTCCCATCGACTTCTCATGTATGCACCTGCAGAAAGAAGGCCAAG ATCCGGTTCCGGCGTTCAAATCCTGGCAGGATGACACGGACAGCGGCGAGGCGCAGCTGTCGCCGCTGGCCGGACGCATGGTTCCGCTGCCGCTGGAGGACGACGGCGAGGAGGACGACGGCGACGGACTGCAGGACGACTCGCCGTCCTCTTCGCGCTCGCACCCGCACATCCTGGCCCGCCGCTTCCTGGACTTCGGAGCGCACAGCACCCAGCGCTTCCTGCAGCAGGACGCGGACGCTGCCTCGCCCTGCAAGGCGCAGCG GCCGCGGCGCGCGTCGTTCGGATCCAGGGAGGCCATGAGGGGAGATTCGGTGACCCATCAGCTCAGCAAGAAGCTGCAGCatctgaagaagaaaatcaaacagtttGAGGAGCAATTCGAGAAGGAGAGGAACTACAAG CCGTCTCACGCAGACAAGGCAGCTAACCCCAAAGTCCTCAAGTGGATGACCGACCTGACGAAGATCCGCCGACAGATTAAAG ACGCCAAACACTGTGCGGAGAGCGAGCTGGGCCCGCAGACCCGTCCCCGTAGCAACACCCTCCCCAAGAGCTTCGGCTCCACGCTGGAGCAGGGCCACGATGCGGCGGGGGAGGTCCGGGGCCCGCGCCCCACCAAAGAAGAAACACTGGAGCTGATCCAGCGCCGCGTCAAAGGGAAGCGGCAGGAGGACGGCTGGCCGGACGACATCAAG AAGATGACCAAAGAGCAGCTGTCCTGTGAGAAGATGGTCCTTCAGAAGAACCTGCTGCACTACGAAGGCCTCCATGGTCGACCC GTGACCAGAGAGGAGCGGCTGGTGGTGAAGCCTCTCTACGACCGCTACAGGCTGGTCAAGCAGATGCTGGCGAGAGTCAGCATCAGTCCGGTAACG GTGTCTCCCTCCAGCAAGAGGCGCAGCCAGACCCTCCAGCCAATCATCGAGGGAGAAACCGCTCACTTCTGGGAAatcaaagaggaggaagaggaggagcagaaaggcggcgaggaagaggagaaggaggagagggaagaagaggaagacgaCGAGGAGGAGGGCGAGAGCAGCGGCGGAGAGATGCAGAGCTCCGAGGTCATCATGGCCTTGGAGGCCGTGACCCCGAGCGGCGAGTCGGTGAGGAGCCAACCGGACGGGCTGAGCAACAAGATGGAGGAAGGATCCGGGCGGCTGGCGCTGGACCTGCGCCTGTCCAGCTCCAACGCCTCGTCCAT GCCAGAGCTGCTGGAACAGCTGTGGAAAGCCagatcagagaagaagaaactgagaaAGACGATCCGAGAGTTTGAGGAAGATTTCTATCAGCATAACGGGAG GAATGTCCAGAAGGAGGACCGGGTGCCGATGCTGGAGAAGTACCGCGAGTACAAGCGGATCAAGGCCAAGCTCCGCCTCCTGGAGGTCCTCATCAGCAAACAGGATTCCTCCAAGTCCATCTAA